GGACAGCTTCTTGGAGGTGAAGGCCTTCGCGAAGCCAGACCTATCCGAGGAGGGTCCGGCGAAAACGGTTATGGCTTGGCCGAGCCCGGACCTGACCGGCTGCGCCGGCGACGACTGCGCCAAGCTCTCCCGGTTCGATGTTTACTACGTCATGGACCAGCGCGGCGATGCATTGTTGCTCGCCAGCAGCCCCCAACTGAGCCCCAATCAGCCGGAGCTGATCGGCTGGATCGACCGCAAGGACGCAATTCTCTGGAACACGGTTCTGGAGGTGCGCCCCCACGAATTGCTTGGCAACCAGGGCACCACCTGCGGCTATGTGTCGAAGTCCGATGCCCGCGATCGAAAGGACTGTCAACCGATTCAAGGCGGGGCGCAATGGTTGGCGCGCAAGTTCTATCTTCCCATCGTCGAGGTCCACGACAACGGAGACATTTACGAGGTCGTCGTCACGAGCAAGACAAGCTTTGAACCGGGCGCCACCAATACCGGCACCCCGCCACAGCCGCGCGTCTTGGGTGATATCGAAGAGGACGACCAAGAGCGCCTGGCCCTGGAAAGTGTCAATCATGTCGATGTGTTCTTTCTGATCGACGGCTCCCAGTCCTTGCGCAACTGGATCAGTGACATCGTCGGTACGAGTCAGTCGCCTGGCGTAGTCCAGCAGGTCCAGCAGAAACTGGCTGACAAGCTGCCGAAGGGGGTGCGAGTCCGCTATGGATTCCGGGTCTTCACCGATACCTATAAGGGCCAAAGCTCCCTGGGCCTGGTCCACGCCCTCCCGAAAGCGGATTGCGGCGCCCAGACGCCCGAGCAGGTGGAACGGCACAACGCGGAGTTCAACGAGAAGTTGGCCAAGGTCCGCCAGCGCCGGGAACCGAACGACGATTACTGGGAGGATCTGTACGGTGGCCTCAACCAGGCAATGCGCGATCTCGGCGGCTGCAAAGATCACTACAAAATTCTGATCGTCATGGGAGACGGGGGCTACAGTGCCACGGCTCAGCAGGAGCACGGGGTTTCGCTGCTCGATGCGGAATCGTTTACCCGAACGGCGATGACCTTCAGCCGACTCAATGTCTATTTCATGCGAACGCCGGAAGATCCGACTGTGCTGGTTCGATACCCCGATGAAAGCCCCAGCAAGGCCGATGAACGGCACCGGCGCTATCGTGCTGCTCGACGGGACTTCACGCAACAGGGGCAGGCATTCATCGCGGCGCTCGCGGCGCGCAACGAACCGCTCTCTGGGGTACTCACGCCAACGCGGCGCGATGCACCCGGTGCGCCGCGGATGGCCGCTCCGCCCGGGGTAGGCTTTGGCGCAGGCGCCTATTCGGAGCTTGAGCTCGGCAAGACCGATGCAGGCGAGGGCCTCGTCAACCAGCTTGCGAGCAATATCGAACTCTATGCGCGGCCAGATGAGATAGCCCAGGTGCGGGACGACCTCAGGACCGGGGCCTCGGTGGTGGCGGCGATAAACCGGCTAAAACTGACCGAGGACGATGTGCCCGTGCTGCTGTGGAAACAGACCCTGGCCGCGGACCTCTGCAGGCGACTGGGGCCGGAGCGTTGCATCAACCGGGTATTCGACTACACCGATAGGCTGTTCCTACGCAAAGATGAGACCTTCACGTTGCCAGGTAGCGAGGTGTCGGTGCCGGCCTTCGTGCCCGGGGCGATGCTGGATTCGGACGCTTTCGCGAAGCTTAAGGGCTTCATCTCTGGCGTTCGTCAGGCGAGCGAGCAATCGACTGTCGGGGCCAAGCGGAGCAGACTGCTAGGTGCGATGCTTGCGCAGGCCACTCAACTGGCGCGTCAGGACGAGTCTTACAGTCAGCAAAGGGTCGATGAGATCTTGCGCAAGGGCGCCAACCTGCCGGTGCGCGAGAACAGCCCGTTGCTGCAATACGATTCGGCCGAGATCAATAATCCAGACCGGGTGCCCGCCTGCGAGATCGATGCTATTGTCGATTGGGTCAAGTACGTCGATCGGATGCTGGTGGTCGCGGGAGCCGGGACGACCCGGCCGCGCTTCGACGCCCAAGAGCTCGCGCCGGATCGACTATGTCCGGGCCAGACCTTCAACGACAAGAACTGCCCCGGGCTATCTGCGAAGGGGCGCGAAATTCCGCGAATCGTGCGCGACTTCAGTATCGATGCACTCGATTCAACGAATCCCGAAGTATCGATGCAGAAGAAGATCGGCGGTCGCGTGTATTACCACCTGCCGATGTGCTATCTGCCATGAGCGAGGCGCCGAATGCGATGATGAAGCTACCCGCGGAGCAAGTGCGCCAGTTAGCGTTGACCGCTATTCGGATCGAAGGCCTGACCATCGTCTGGCATAAGGGCACACCGCGGCAGGAGACACCCCTCGAAGATTGGTCGGAGCACCTGCGCTTCACCCGCGACGGCCCTGGCTCCCGCCTGCCGATCATCGGACGCAGCGGGTCGGGCAAGTCCAGTCTGCTGTATGTGCTCGCCGCCCTCAAGCGACCGGCCGTCGGGCGGTTGAGCTATGAGTTCCAGAGCGCCGACGGGGCGTCATGGCAGTTGACCATCGAGGCCGATCTGAAGGACCCCGAATGGGCGCGGCGCGCCCGTTTTCTGCGGCGGCATTGCCTCGGCTATCTGGATCAGGACACGCGACTGCTCCCCTACCTGCGGATGCGCGAGAACCTCGAAGCGGTGCCCCGCCTGCTGACCGGCTGGCGGGACGAGCACCAGAACCGGGTCGATGGGATGCTGCCGCGCCTGTTCCCGGAGGTCAGCGAATCCAAACCGCAGGACTTCCCGGCCACCCTGTCGGGCGGCCAGCGCCGACGCGCCGCGATGTTTCCCCTGATGGTCGATCCACCGCGGGTACTGTTCGCGGATGAGCCGACGGGGAGTCTCGACCCCGCATTGAGCCGTTCGCTGTTGGATGAGGTGGGCGCCTGGCAGGGCGAGACCGGGAGTGTCTTTATCTGGGTCACTCACGATGATCCGGCCGGGCTCGGCCAACGGGCGGGCCAGGTGCTGGACTTCGGTAACGGCGGTGGGCCACGGCTGATGTCGGCCATGGCGGCGGCAAACCATGGGGGGGTATGACGATGCGCTGGAATGGCCTGCACTGGCTCGCGTGGCGGGAGTTCGCGCGCGGGGTCTTTTCGCGGAAAGCACCGGGGGGTCGGGATTTCCTGTTGCTCAGCCTCGTCCTCGTCGGCCTGATGGCCACATCCGGCATCCTGCTCGCGGTGCGCAATGGTCTGGTGGACGGCCTGGCCTACAGCCTGCTGGGGGGCGGACCTGACCTCGACCTGCCCATCGCGGTGCGGCGGCACGGGGAGCAACAGATCGCCGGGTTGGAAGCCAACCGGGTGTTGCATGGGCGATTCTCGACCGTCACCGTCGTCGCGCCGTCCGCAATCACGTTACCGGCGCCGTCGGCGTCCAGTCGCACCGACCCTGAGGATGCCCCCATCCGGGCGAACGGCCACGGGGAGGATGGATTGGGCGACTTGACCTTCGCCCCCTACTGGAAGCTAGAGGGCAGCGAGCACGACCCAGGATTTCCGCCCCCTCCGGAAGACCTCAAGGACGAATCCGGGCGGCCGATACAACCGGACACCAGGGCTGAACAGCCCATGTTTGGCTGGGCGTTGCCGCCCGCGGACCCGCTGTGGAACTGGGTAGCGCACTACCGGATCGGCTCGGGTCCGCTGCCGCCGGCCGATCGGTTGCGGCCCTGGCTGGTACTGAATCTGGCGGCGTTCCGGGACTTCGACTACGCCGCCTACCGCCACTGGCTGGAAGACGAGTTGCCTAAGCCGGTGTTCGACCAATTGGCGCTGCCGCAGCCGCCTGACAGCAGCCCGGATACAGGTGTATCGGGGATACCAGCGCGGGCTACCCAAGCGACCGCGACGCCCCCCGACGGCAAGGTCGATGCCTGGTCCGCGCTGCGTAAGACCTTGCTCGCGTTCGATCACATGTACCTTGATACCTGGCTCGGGGCGGGTGCCGCCGAGCCGGTGCGATACCAGGTAATCTGGGTGGAGGGGCTGCCGGTAACCGAGCAGGTCACCTACCTGCTGCCGCTCGCTATCCATCACGCCGCCGCCGCGGCGCGCTTACAACAACCCGGCGGGTGG
The DNA window shown above is from Candidatus Thiodictyon syntrophicum and carries:
- a CDS encoding ATP-binding cassette domain-containing protein, with translation MSEAPNAMMKLPAEQVRQLALTAIRIEGLTIVWHKGTPRQETPLEDWSEHLRFTRDGPGSRLPIIGRSGSGKSSLLYVLAALKRPAVGRLSYEFQSADGASWQLTIEADLKDPEWARRARFLRRHCLGYLDQDTRLLPYLRMRENLEAVPRLLTGWRDEHQNRVDGMLPRLFPEVSESKPQDFPATLSGGQRRRAAMFPLMVDPPRVLFADEPTGSLDPALSRSLLDEVGAWQGETGSVFIWVTHDDPAGLGQRAGQVLDFGNGGGPRLMSAMAAANHGGV
- a CDS encoding vWA domain-containing protein; amino-acid sequence: MSLYLLVPGRSCSGSAGRLLVGLSLMFASVAPWADTRDWGNCATFDFHHLLEKADTRELARDGAGRPQVAAEGGAAFVIREGTRPRVEPSADAAPSGKPLSFRNVVRILDYEKMDADGDPLPDAWAAIGLSGQQRIGWIPLADLQCGTRPMIDRADSFLEVKAFAKPDLSEEGPAKTVMAWPSPDLTGCAGDDCAKLSRFDVYYVMDQRGDALLLASSPQLSPNQPELIGWIDRKDAILWNTVLEVRPHELLGNQGTTCGYVSKSDARDRKDCQPIQGGAQWLARKFYLPIVEVHDNGDIYEVVVTSKTSFEPGATNTGTPPQPRVLGDIEEDDQERLALESVNHVDVFFLIDGSQSLRNWISDIVGTSQSPGVVQQVQQKLADKLPKGVRVRYGFRVFTDTYKGQSSLGLVHALPKADCGAQTPEQVERHNAEFNEKLAKVRQRREPNDDYWEDLYGGLNQAMRDLGGCKDHYKILIVMGDGGYSATAQQEHGVSLLDAESFTRTAMTFSRLNVYFMRTPEDPTVLVRYPDESPSKADERHRRYRAARRDFTQQGQAFIAALAARNEPLSGVLTPTRRDAPGAPRMAAPPGVGFGAGAYSELELGKTDAGEGLVNQLASNIELYARPDEIAQVRDDLRTGASVVAAINRLKLTEDDVPVLLWKQTLAADLCRRLGPERCINRVFDYTDRLFLRKDETFTLPGSEVSVPAFVPGAMLDSDAFAKLKGFISGVRQASEQSTVGAKRSRLLGAMLAQATQLARQDESYSQQRVDEILRKGANLPVRENSPLLQYDSAEINNPDRVPACEIDAIVDWVKYVDRMLVVAGAGTTRPRFDAQELAPDRLCPGQTFNDKNCPGLSAKGREIPRIVRDFSIDALDSTNPEVSMQKKIGGRVYYHLPMCYLP